The nucleotide window CCGCCACGGCACCGAACAGATTAAAAAGGCTGTGCTTGTCAGCGCCGTACCGCCGATTATGTTGAAAACCGAAAGCAATCCCAACGGGTTACCGCTGTCGGTATTTGACGGCTTGCGCAAAGCCTCTAACGACAACCGCTCACAATTATATTTGGATATCGCCTCTGGCCCGTTCTTTGGATTTAACCGCCCCGGCGCAAAACCTTCAGCAGGTTTAATCCAATCTTTCTGGAGACAAGGCATGTTGGCCGGCGCAAAAAATACCTACGATTCCATCGCGGCATTTTCAGCAACGGACTTCAGAAGTGACCTTGCCAAGTTTGATATACCTACGTTAGTAATCCACGGCGACGATGATCAAATCGTACCGATTGAAACCTCGGGCAAAGCGTCGGCAGCATTGATTAAAGGTGCAAAATTGTTGGTGTACCCCGGCGCTCCACACGGTTTGGCTGATACCCACAAAGATCGTTTGAATCAGGATTTGTTGGAATTCTTGCGCAACAAATAACGTTTTAAAAAATAAAAAAGGTGATCGATTTATATGTCGGTCACCTTTTTTATTTTAATGCGCGTGCCCTTGCGTCCATGCAGGAAATGGATCGGCCAATGTTTTCCAATACTCCTGGCCTTTTAATACATCTTCTTCGGTAAGCAAACATTGATCAAGCTGCGCAGTCACAAAATCCTTATCGATATTTTGGCCGATAAATACCAGCTCCTGACGCATATCGCCGAAGGGTTCTACCCATTTATCCATAATGTAATTCACATGCTCTTCATCGTCCGGCCACTGCTCTTTCGGAATCGCTTTCCAAAACATTCCTGCAGCGCCATGTTGCGCAATACCGCCAGCCTGGCTCCACTGCCCCGCCCATTGCGGGCGCGATGCCAACCAAAAAAATCCTTTTGAACGCAGCAGTTTTCCTTTCACCGCAGGGCTGGAGAAAAAATCATAAATTTTTTGCGGGTGAAACGGGCGGCGCGCGTGATAAGAAAAACTGCTGATGCCGTACTCTTCGGTCTCCGGTGTATGTTCGCCGCGCATTTCTTTTAACCAACCAGGCGCTTGCTGGGCTTTTTCAAAATTGAATTTTCCGGTGTTGAGCACTTTATCAAGCGATACATTGCCGCGCGTGACGGGAATAATTTCGGCATCGGGGTTGAGCTTGGTTAAAATCGCCTTGAGTTCGGCGAGCTGTTCTTGAGAAATCAAATCGGTTTTACTGATTAATAACACATCGCAAAATTCAATTTGATCCACCAGTAAATCCGCCACATTGCGCTCGTCGTCTTCCCCCAGGCTTTCACCGGTTTCTTGCAGCGAAAATGCATCGTAATAATCATTTAAAAAATTCACCGCATCGACCACGGTGACCATGGTATCCAAGCGCGCAACTTGCGAGAGGCTTTGGCCGTCTTCATCTTCAAACGTGAAGGTCTCTGCAATCGGCAAGGGTTCAGAAATACCGGTGGATTCAATGACCAGATAATCAAAGCGTCCTTCTTTTGCCATGCGCTTAACTTCCACCAGTAAATCTTCACGCAGGGTGCAGCAGATGCAGCCGTTGCTCATCTCCACCAGTTTTTCTTCGGCGCGATTCAACTCCACCTGATTTTGAATCAACGATGAATCAATATTCACTTCGCTCATGTCATTCACGATCACCGCAACGCGGCGGTTTTCGCGATTATTCAGAATATGGTTCAAGAGTGTGGTTTTGCCTGCGCCCAAAAAGCCGGATAGAACAGTTACGGGCAGAAGGTTGGAGGAAAGTGAGCTCATGATCGGTTGCCTGATGTTTTTAGTGTCGCTATTTGTGCCATCTGCACAAATGGAAACGTTATAATATAACAAAATAATTCAAAAGGACAATCCGTAACACCGCCAATGCCACCTCAGCGACGGGCGGGAGCGGGCAGATTCGAATGTAAGCGCAAGATTTTGGCTGTTAAGAGGTGGGGATGGCGGTAGAGTAGATACCACTGAATACCTCTTAAACACCGCGATGATAAAAAAACGATGATCAAAGCCGCGAACAATACATTGAGCGATTCACAGCGCTGGCAACGGCTAGACAATCCAGGTGCTGCGGGGCAGTTTTTTTATGCGGTCATCACTACCGGCATTTACTGTCGCCCTGGCTGCCCGTCGCGCAGGCCCAACCGCGACAATGTGCGTTTTTTTAATCTGGCGACAGAGGCGGAACAAGCCGGGTTTCGTCCATGCAAACGCTGCCACCCACAAAATGTCAGTGCCGATGGCCCGTTGCTGGAGCGCATTACACGTGTGTGCCGTTATATTGAAACCGCTGCAGACGAACCTTCGCTTGCGCAACTTGCTGAGTATGCGGGTGTGAGCCGCTATCATTTACAGCGGCAATTCAAAGCTATTACCGGCATTAGCCCAAAGGCCTATGCAAAAACGCATCGCCATTTCGCGGATAAACCTATGAACAGTTCACGCAAATATCATGAAATGATTTCTTACTGCTGTAGCGCATCTTCACTTGGGCAATTGCTAGTTGCACGCAGCAGCAAAGGTATTTGCGCTATTTTGTTGGGCGATAATCCGCAAGAATTAGTGGCAGAATTGTCTACCCGTTTTCCTCATGCCGATCTGCAAGAACATACGCAGGATTTTTCCGACTCGCTCGCTCAGGTAGTTGCGTTGATTGAAAATCCCACACAACAACAAAACGCTGCGCAATTACCACTGGATATTCGCGGCACTTT belongs to Cellvibrio sp. pealriver and includes:
- a CDS encoding alpha/beta fold hydrolase; translation: MKKIIHILSAFVITTATSFVALQAHAETKVAHTASTVTTRDGVEIYYKDWGPKNGQVVMFSHGWPLSSDSWESQMQFLAEKGYRVIAHDRRGHGRSSQPWEGNDMDHYADDLADVISALKVDDVTLVGFSTGGGEVARYIGRHGTEQIKKAVLVSAVPPIMLKTESNPNGLPLSVFDGLRKASNDNRSQLYLDIASGPFFGFNRPGAKPSAGLIQSFWRQGMLAGAKNTYDSIAAFSATDFRSDLAKFDIPTLVIHGDDDQIVPIETSGKASAALIKGAKLLVYPGAPHGLADTHKDRLNQDLLEFLRNK
- the zigA gene encoding zinc metallochaperone GTPase ZigA — its product is MSSLSSNLLPVTVLSGFLGAGKTTLLNHILNNRENRRVAVIVNDMSEVNIDSSLIQNQVELNRAEEKLVEMSNGCICCTLREDLLVEVKRMAKEGRFDYLVIESTGISEPLPIAETFTFEDEDGQSLSQVARLDTMVTVVDAVNFLNDYYDAFSLQETGESLGEDDERNVADLLVDQIEFCDVLLISKTDLISQEQLAELKAILTKLNPDAEIIPVTRGNVSLDKVLNTGKFNFEKAQQAPGWLKEMRGEHTPETEEYGISSFSYHARRPFHPQKIYDFFSSPAVKGKLLRSKGFFWLASRPQWAGQWSQAGGIAQHGAAGMFWKAIPKEQWPDDEEHVNYIMDKWVEPFGDMRQELVFIGQNIDKDFVTAQLDQCLLTEEDVLKGQEYWKTLADPFPAWTQGHAH
- a CDS encoding bifunctional transcriptional activator/DNA repair enzyme AdaA — protein: MIKAANNTLSDSQRWQRLDNPGAAGQFFYAVITTGIYCRPGCPSRRPNRDNVRFFNLATEAEQAGFRPCKRCHPQNVSADGPLLERITRVCRYIETAADEPSLAQLAEYAGVSRYHLQRQFKAITGISPKAYAKTHRHFADKPMNSSRKYHEMISYCCSASSLGQLLVARSSKGICAILLGDNPQELVAELSTRFPHADLQEHTQDFSDSLAQVVALIENPTQQQNAAQLPLDIRGTLFQQRVWTLLQEIPAGETRSYTDIAHAIGSPKAVRAVASACAANALAIVIPCHRVVRSDGNLAGYRWGLARKKILLQREADANHT